In Myxococcales bacterium, one DNA window encodes the following:
- a CDS encoding YdiU family protein, which translates to MTDSTEYEAAPRHAALGGDFFDVVAPASFPEHHLRYRNDRWAARVGLQSLDGEAWLDHFGRFAPLPNNFDQPLSLRYHGHQFRTYNPDLGDGRGFLFAQLRDAADGRLLDLATKGSGQTPWSRGGDGRLTLKGGVREVLATALLEALGVYTSKSFSLVETGEELTRGDEPSPTRSSVLVRLSHSHIRFGTFQRQAYLQESANIQKLVDYSVEHYLPALQVDAAKLPVPESLAGSFLHNVVESSADLAASWMVAGFVHGVLNTDNLNITGESFDYGPYRFLPTLDPRFTAAYFDSGGLYAYGRQPEAVGWNLMRLAETLLTIEEKEPLEQALSTFQRKFNRAYCERTLVRLGLRPVPGVDDSLLGVDDSLPGVDDSLPGVDDSAEGEDSPQLEFVTAIYDFLYESQIGFEQFFFDWFAGEASADRASRSPAAEKYAGKSFAALRKRFEKYQPIDPESLTHAYFSREHPCTLLIDEIESLWDSIAEADDWSGFEAKLSQIEEMRSALASRD; encoded by the coding sequence TTGACTGATTCAACCGAATACGAAGCTGCCCCGCGCCACGCTGCCCTGGGCGGTGATTTTTTCGACGTCGTAGCGCCGGCGAGTTTTCCCGAGCATCACCTGCGCTACCGCAACGATCGCTGGGCCGCACGCGTTGGGCTGCAGTCCCTCGATGGCGAAGCCTGGCTCGATCACTTTGGCCGCTTCGCGCCACTGCCCAATAACTTCGATCAACCGCTGTCGCTTCGCTATCACGGCCATCAATTTCGCACGTACAATCCCGACCTGGGCGATGGTCGGGGGTTTTTGTTCGCGCAACTTCGCGACGCTGCCGATGGACGTTTGCTCGACCTCGCCACCAAGGGGAGTGGACAGACTCCCTGGTCTCGTGGCGGTGACGGGCGACTCACCCTGAAGGGCGGCGTGCGAGAGGTTCTGGCCACCGCACTGCTGGAGGCTCTCGGGGTCTATACCTCGAAGTCCTTCAGCCTGGTCGAAACCGGGGAAGAGCTCACCCGAGGAGATGAACCGTCACCGACTCGCTCCTCGGTGCTGGTGCGGCTCAGTCACTCCCATATTCGCTTCGGTACGTTTCAGCGTCAGGCATACTTGCAGGAGTCGGCGAACATCCAAAAACTGGTCGACTATTCAGTTGAGCACTACTTGCCCGCACTACAGGTCGATGCAGCCAAGCTCCCGGTCCCGGAGAGCCTTGCCGGATCCTTCCTCCACAACGTCGTCGAATCCTCTGCCGATCTTGCGGCCAGTTGGATGGTGGCCGGGTTCGTGCATGGGGTGTTGAATACCGACAATCTCAACATCACAGGCGAGAGCTTTGACTACGGCCCGTATCGTTTTCTACCGACCCTCGATCCTCGGTTTACGGCGGCATACTTCGACAGTGGAGGGCTCTATGCCTATGGGCGGCAACCCGAGGCCGTCGGCTGGAACCTGATGCGTCTCGCCGAAACCCTGCTCACCATCGAGGAGAAGGAACCTCTCGAGCAAGCTCTTTCAACGTTTCAGCGGAAATTCAATCGCGCGTACTGCGAGCGAACGCTTGTTCGACTCGGGCTCCGTCCGGTACCGGGCGTTGATGACTCTTTACTCGGTGTTGATGACTCTTTGCCCGGTGTTGATGACTCTTTGCCCGGTGTTGATGACTCTGCGGAGGGCGAAGACAGCCCGCAGCTAGAATTTGTGACCGCCATCTACGACTTCTTGTATGAGAGCCAGATCGGTTTCGAGCAGTTTTTCTTCGACTGGTTTGCCGGAGAGGCGAGTGCGGATCGAGCGAGCCGCAGCCCGGCGGCGGAGAAGTATGCAGGCAAGTCCTTCGCCGCTCTGAGAAAGAGGTTCGAAAAGTATCAGCCGATCGATCCCGAATCGCTCACCCACGCCTATTTTTCCCGGGAGCATCCCTGCACCTTGCTGATCGATGAAATCGAGTCTCTCTGGGATTCGATCGCGGAAGCTGACGATTGGTCGGGCTTCGAAGCCAAGCTCTCACAGATCGAGGAAATGCGCAGCGCACTCGCGTCCCGCGACTGA
- a CDS encoding septation protein A, whose translation MKFLVDLFPIVVFFAAYHQRDMYYATGAVMIACAIQTLGYRMVAGSFDRNHVMAFLLVLPFGALTLIFRDPTFIKWNGTVELWLLAVGLIGSQYIGDKPLIERMLGSGVELPKELWRKLNYMWAVFFAFSGACNLYVAYNFAEETWVNFRLFGMTGMSLVFVAAVVLWIMRVGPEPDSATPTTTPATTPTTIPTTTPTRTDMQAEVAQPLDE comes from the coding sequence ATGAAGTTCCTTGTTGATCTGTTCCCAATCGTTGTCTTTTTTGCCGCCTACCATCAGCGCGACATGTATTACGCCACCGGAGCGGTGATGATCGCCTGTGCGATTCAGACCCTCGGGTACCGGATGGTTGCCGGAAGCTTCGATCGCAACCACGTGATGGCCTTCCTTCTCGTCCTGCCCTTCGGCGCTCTCACGCTAATCTTCCGGGACCCCACCTTCATCAAGTGGAACGGAACGGTCGAATTGTGGCTGCTCGCGGTCGGGCTGATCGGCAGTCAGTACATCGGCGACAAACCGTTGATCGAACGCATGCTGGGATCCGGCGTCGAGTTGCCCAAGGAATTGTGGCGCAAGCTCAACTACATGTGGGCTGTGTTCTTTGCTTTCTCCGGGGCCTGCAACTTGTACGTTGCCTACAATTTCGCAGAGGAAACCTGGGTCAACTTTCGACTCTTTGGGATGACCGGCATGTCCCTCGTATTCGTCGCCGCCGTGGTGCTCTGGATCATGCGCGTCGGGCCTGAGCCGGACTCCGCTACACCCACAACAACACCTGCAACAACACCCACAACAATACCCACAACAACACCCACAAGAACAGACATGCAAGCGGAAGTCGCTCAGCCCCTAGACGAGTAG
- a CDS encoding acyl-CoA dehydrogenase family protein — MPIDFSFPEEIEFVIEKVRDFINQVVRPAEKTIEENEGDRKILVEQVIIMRKAAKEWGLWLPHMPTDVGGMGLGHVAMAAVSAEAAKTRFGPYALNAQAPDEGNMHTLYHWATDEQKEKYLMPLCKGTARSCFAMTEPEVAGSDPTLIQTKAVRDGDDWIINGHKWFISGAAGAQFAILIAKTEDNPEVRQAGNSAFLVDIPSEGWELVRDIETMSGGHNHCEIRITDLRVPNANMLGGLGEGHLLGQARLGPARLAHCMRWLGQAEVALEMMIDRATKRFSHGTLLSEKQGIQWMIADSTMEIYQSKLMILHSAYRIDRKEDFKSEVSMTKHFVANTLNRVIDRAIQVHGALGYSTDTPLAKMATQARWARLADGADEVHQWRIAQRAIDTYLRDGSVNAATGSLPL; from the coding sequence ATGCCCATTGATTTTAGTTTTCCTGAAGAGATCGAGTTCGTGATCGAAAAAGTTCGCGACTTCATAAACCAGGTCGTTCGTCCGGCAGAGAAGACCATCGAGGAAAACGAGGGCGATCGAAAAATTCTTGTCGAACAGGTCATCATCATGCGCAAGGCCGCGAAGGAATGGGGGCTTTGGCTGCCCCACATGCCGACGGACGTGGGCGGAATGGGGTTGGGACATGTGGCGATGGCCGCTGTGTCTGCAGAAGCTGCAAAGACGCGCTTCGGGCCCTACGCACTCAACGCCCAGGCTCCGGACGAAGGCAACATGCACACGCTGTATCACTGGGCCACGGACGAGCAAAAAGAGAAATACTTGATGCCTCTGTGCAAGGGCACCGCGCGCTCTTGCTTCGCAATGACCGAACCCGAAGTCGCCGGCTCTGATCCGACGCTGATCCAAACCAAAGCCGTGCGCGACGGAGACGACTGGATCATCAACGGCCACAAGTGGTTCATCTCGGGAGCCGCCGGCGCGCAGTTCGCCATCCTCATTGCAAAGACAGAAGACAACCCCGAAGTTCGCCAGGCGGGAAACTCGGCCTTCCTCGTGGACATTCCGAGTGAGGGCTGGGAACTCGTTCGCGACATTGAAACAATGAGCGGTGGACACAACCATTGCGAGATCCGCATTACGGACCTGCGTGTTCCGAACGCGAACATGTTGGGCGGTCTCGGCGAAGGACATTTGCTCGGACAGGCGCGACTCGGCCCGGCCCGCCTCGCCCACTGCATGCGTTGGCTGGGCCAGGCAGAAGTCGCCCTCGAGATGATGATCGATCGCGCGACCAAGCGGTTCTCCCACGGCACGTTGCTTTCGGAAAAGCAGGGCATCCAATGGATGATCGCGGACTCGACCATGGAGATCTATCAGAGCAAACTGATGATTTTGCACTCGGCCTACAGGATCGATCGCAAGGAGGACTTCAAGAGCGAGGTTTCCATGACGAAACACTTCGTGGCCAATACATTGAACCGGGTGATCGATCGCGCCATTCAAGTCCACGGAGCCCTCGGCTACTCGACCGACACGCCACTGGCCAAAATGGCAACCCAGGCGCGCTGGGCGCGACTCGCGGACGGCGCCGACGAAGTGCATCAATGGCGCATCGCACAGCGTGCAATCGATACATATCTCCGGGATGGCTCGGTCAACGCAGCGACCGGTAGTTTGCCACTTTAG
- a CDS encoding EAL domain-containing protein, giving the protein MTSIPDHTIASHSQSAIKSDSNSFRARLLTRTIDRIVPAHILLGDSEQLQQARVIIGFAALHIALAIQAAVYFQWALPLEDAIWATTALAASIGILAFLPAALRHNQTISSAANLVIALAFVSIFVATAFSGGIKAPIVHWFGLPPMLAILMGAKRSSWTWAGLGAASVVVFIALDASGIELSDHFYGDLGRGSALWLQRSVDVFSWLIILTAIAFLSDYQKHEQTVQLAQTNRDLRHEVEQRRRAEERTRYLAYYDELTTLPNRQLFKEHLTQAMEAADREGHLVGLLFLDLDGFKEINDTHGHSSGDALLQQVASRLLNCVRGVDSISRQTNDDTEFVSRLGGDEFTILLDGLSDFSEAAIVAHRVLEELNSPFRFHSHEVFVSASIGIALYPGSVTTMDELLRNADLAMYHAKKEGRNNFQFFENSMNDAVVERTTLAQALRRALDREELELHYQPIISAKSGELVAVECLARWNDPVHGMIAPAKFIGIAEQSGLIVDLGEWVIDEACAQFARWSAEGIAPKRIGINVSGQQFREQRLACKLITTVEEAKIDPKSIEIEITETAMMVDEAEASRCLKQLKKFGVSIALDDFGTGYSSLSYIQRFPVDALKIDRSFVQAFEFNPEAHAIATAILSMAKGLNLRVVAEGVETETQAEFLRRESCDELQGYLFSHPLDAEEMTAVLRDGLKPQT; this is encoded by the coding sequence ATGACGTCGATCCCTGATCATACAATTGCATCTCACAGCCAGTCCGCGATCAAGAGCGATTCGAATTCGTTCAGGGCAAGGTTGCTGACGCGCACGATCGACCGGATCGTTCCCGCCCACATTCTGCTGGGCGACTCGGAACAGCTCCAACAAGCGCGGGTGATCATTGGCTTCGCGGCACTGCACATCGCCCTTGCGATTCAGGCCGCCGTCTACTTTCAATGGGCGCTGCCCTTGGAAGACGCAATCTGGGCAACTACGGCTCTCGCCGCGAGCATCGGCATTCTGGCCTTTCTCCCAGCCGCACTTCGTCACAACCAGACCATCTCCTCGGCTGCCAACCTCGTCATCGCCCTCGCATTTGTATCGATCTTTGTCGCTACGGCCTTTTCGGGTGGTATCAAGGCACCGATCGTACACTGGTTCGGGTTGCCTCCCATGCTCGCAATCCTGATGGGCGCAAAACGCAGCTCGTGGACCTGGGCCGGTCTAGGCGCCGCGAGCGTCGTTGTTTTCATTGCCCTCGATGCGAGCGGTATTGAGCTTTCCGATCACTTTTACGGCGATCTCGGTCGAGGTTCTGCTCTCTGGCTTCAGCGTTCCGTAGACGTCTTTTCCTGGTTGATCATTCTGACCGCCATAGCATTCTTGAGCGATTACCAAAAACACGAACAGACGGTGCAGCTTGCGCAGACAAACCGCGATCTCCGTCACGAAGTCGAGCAGCGCAGAAGGGCCGAGGAGCGCACGCGCTACCTCGCGTACTATGACGAACTCACGACCTTGCCCAACCGCCAACTCTTCAAGGAGCACCTTACCCAGGCCATGGAGGCGGCCGACCGCGAAGGTCACCTCGTGGGACTGCTGTTCCTCGATCTCGACGGCTTCAAGGAGATCAATGACACCCACGGTCACAGCAGCGGTGACGCACTCCTTCAGCAGGTCGCCAGCCGTCTGCTGAACTGCGTACGAGGCGTCGACAGCATTTCGAGGCAGACGAATGACGATACCGAGTTCGTGTCTCGTCTCGGCGGAGACGAATTTACCATTTTGCTCGACGGACTCAGCGATTTTTCGGAAGCAGCCATCGTCGCACATCGCGTGCTCGAAGAACTCAATTCACCGTTTCGCTTTCATTCCCACGAGGTCTTCGTCAGCGCAAGTATCGGAATCGCACTGTATCCAGGTTCGGTGACGACGATGGACGAACTGCTGCGCAATGCCGACCTCGCGATGTACCACGCAAAGAAGGAAGGGCGAAACAATTTCCAGTTCTTTGAAAACTCCATGAACGACGCGGTCGTCGAGCGCACTACGCTGGCCCAAGCACTTCGTCGCGCCCTCGATCGGGAGGAGCTGGAATTGCATTACCAGCCAATCATATCCGCCAAATCGGGTGAACTCGTGGCGGTAGAGTGTCTGGCTCGCTGGAACGATCCAGTCCATGGCATGATCGCGCCCGCCAAATTCATCGGCATCGCCGAGCAGTCGGGTTTGATTGTAGATCTTGGAGAATGGGTCATCGACGAAGCGTGTGCACAATTTGCGCGTTGGAGCGCCGAGGGGATCGCGCCCAAACGAATCGGCATCAACGTCTCGGGCCAACAGTTTCGAGAGCAACGGCTCGCCTGCAAGTTGATCACTACCGTGGAAGAGGCGAAGATCGATCCGAAATCGATCGAGATCGAGATCACTGAAACCGCCATGATGGTCGACGAGGCCGAGGCCTCACGCTGTCTCAAGCAACTCAAAAAGTTTGGCGTGAGTATCGCGCTCGATGATTTCGGTACCGGCTATTCGTCGCTCAGCTACATCCAACGCTTTCCGGTCGACGCTCTAAAGATCGATCGTTCCTTCGTACAGGCGTTCGAATTCAATCCGGAAGCACACGCCATCGCAACCGCAATCCTCTCCATGGCCAAGGGACTCAACCTGCGAGTCGTGGCCGAGGGAGTCGAAACCGAAACCCAGGCCGAGTTCCTGCGTCGCGAATCCTGTGACGAACTCCAAGGTTATCTGTTCTCGCATCCGCTGGACGCTGAGGAAATGACGGCGGTGTTGCGAGACGGTCTCAAGCCGCAGACCTGA
- a CDS encoding 4'-phosphopantetheinyl transferase superfamily protein — MTHDPVALTDLKTEAHVWLARPRDIEDSQQLDEYRDLLSEAERDRHERFHFEVHRKLFLVSHALLRISLSRYAEVSPENWRFSEGEFGRPEVSGPAGVPALRFNLSHTEGLAACVVCLDIDCGVDVERMNRVKDLDGVAKRVFTSPEREDLHKRDGDSLQGRFADYWTLKEAYMKARGKGFQLPPHTFTMRIEDCDEPRVRLDVPPDFDDQPRDWQLAVYPLSQWQMPEYRLGVALRTGTSGSRRIVVRETSPRL, encoded by the coding sequence GTGACCCATGACCCCGTTGCGCTGACTGATCTCAAAACCGAGGCGCACGTCTGGCTGGCTCGGCCCCGCGACATCGAAGATTCGCAACAGCTCGACGAGTACCGCGACCTGCTATCTGAAGCTGAGCGAGATCGTCACGAGCGCTTCCACTTCGAAGTTCACCGGAAACTGTTTCTGGTCTCCCACGCATTGCTGCGAATCTCGCTTTCGCGATACGCCGAAGTATCCCCCGAGAACTGGCGGTTCTCGGAAGGCGAGTTCGGTCGGCCCGAAGTTTCGGGACCCGCTGGGGTCCCGGCGCTCCGCTTCAATCTCTCTCATACCGAAGGACTTGCGGCCTGCGTTGTTTGCTTGGATATCGATTGCGGCGTGGATGTCGAACGAATGAATCGGGTCAAGGATCTCGACGGTGTGGCGAAGCGTGTCTTCACCTCACCAGAGCGGGAAGACCTCCATAAACGCGACGGCGACTCGTTGCAGGGTCGCTTTGCCGACTACTGGACGCTGAAAGAAGCCTACATGAAAGCGCGCGGCAAGGGGTTCCAACTCCCGCCCCACACCTTCACGATGCGGATCGAGGACTGCGACGAGCCCAGGGTACGGCTCGACGTACCCCCCGACTTCGATGACCAGCCCAGGGACTGGCAATTGGCGGTGTATCCGCTCTCCCAGTGGCAGATGCCCGAGTACCGCCTCGGCGTAGCACTGCGTACGGGAACCTCCGGTTCCCGGCGCATCGTCGTGCGCGAGACCTCCCCGCGTCTTTGA